In one window of Arachis ipaensis cultivar K30076 chromosome B06, Araip1.1, whole genome shotgun sequence DNA:
- the LOC107605082 gene encoding LOW QUALITY PROTEIN: GDSL esterase/lipase At5g14450 (The sequence of the model RefSeq protein was modified relative to this genomic sequence to represent the inferred CDS: substituted 2 bases at 2 genomic stop codons) gives MGPLITEFGFVLLLILPWFPSVIAEEPKPASPACDFPAIFNFGDSNSDTGCMSSAFYPAILPYGQTFFHDAAGRASDGRLIIDFIAEKLGFPYLSAYIDSIGTSYRHGANFGAGSSTIRRQNRTYFDGGSPFTLEIQTAQFVQFKARTAKFFNQEKENPYTVNFPRPEEFAKAIYTFDIGQNDIALGMGHQDSQALISDITDFFLLSVFFCVWQTLIXVYLCXILYEQGARVFWIHNTGPIGCLPLSMPKHNANNNTPVQTFKWSLHFWPRKENTVENQKENDIAVSGSVDENGCVIYANNIAKDFNSKLKDGVLKLRAQYPDASLTYVDMFSAKYELISNSKREGFVDPSEICCGYHEDGYHVNCGNKAMIKGKEIYAGSCKDPSKYISWDGVHYTEAANRWIANRILNGSLSDPPLPITHSCKRTP, from the exons ATGGGCCCTCTAATAACTGAGTTTGGATTTGTTCTGTTACTAATACTCCCGTGGTTTCCTAGTGTAATAGCAGAGGAACCAAAACCCGCAAGCCCAGCTTGTGATTTTCCAGCTATATTCAACTTCGGTGATTCCAATTCAGACACTGGTTGCATGTCGTCTGCATTTTACCCTGCTATTTTGCCATATGGTCAGACTTTCTTCCATGATGCTGCTGGCAGAGCTTCTGATGGACGCCTTATTATAGATTTCATTG CGGAGAAGCTTGGTTTCCCGTACTTGAGTGCATACATAGATTCAATTGGAACAAGCTATAGGCATGGCGCAAACTTTGGTGCAGGATCATCAACCATTAGGCGACAAAACAGGACCTACTTTGATGGCGGTTCTCCTTTCACACTCGAAATCCAAACTGCCCAGTTTGTCCAGTTTAAGGCTCGCACCGCCAAGTTCTTCAACCAAG AGAAGGAAAATCCTTACACGGTTAACTTTCCGAGGCCAGAGGAGTTCGCCAAAGCCATCTACACATTTGATATTGGGCAAAATGATATCGCTCTTGGCATGGGCCACCAAGATTCCCAAGCACTCATCTCTGACAT CACCGACTTTTTCCTTCTCTCTGTATTTTTTTGTGTTTGGCAAACACTAATTTAAGTGTACCTATGTTAGATATTATATGAACAAGGAGCAAGGGTATTTTGGATACATAACACGGGTCCAATTGGTTGCTTGCCACTGAGCATGCCTAAGCACAATGCAAATAATAATACTCCAGTTCAAACTTTTAAATGGAGTTTACATTTTTGGCCTAGAAAAGAAAATACAGtagaaaaccaaaaagaaaacGACATTGCGGTTTCTGGGTCAGTTGATGAAAACGGGTGTGTCATATATGCAAACAACATAGCCAAAGATTTCAATAGTAAGCTCAAGGATGGAGTCCTCAAATTGAGGGCACAGTATCCAGATGCATCTTTAACATACGTGGACATGTTCTCTGCTAAGTATGAGCTCATCAGCAACTCCAAAAGAGAAG GATTTGTTGATCCTTCAGAAATTTGTTGTGGTTATCATGAGGATGGGTACCATgtaaattgtgggaacaaagcaATGATTAAAGGTAAAGAAATTTATGCTGGTTCTTGTAAAGATCCGTCAAAGTACATTAGCTGGGATGGTGTGCACTACACTGAGGCAGCAAATCGATGGATTGCTAATCGCATATTAAATGGTTCATTGTCAGATCCTCCACTTCCTATAACACACTCTTGTAAAAGGACTCCATAG